The Ornithinimicrobium sufpigmenti genome includes the window TCCCCGCCCCGCCGCTCGTGCTCGTCGTCGGGCCAGACCTGCACGTGCTCGCTCTCCTTCTCGATCCGGACCCGGTCGCGCAGCCCGAGCGCCTCGACGTGCGCCTTCGGCAGCTGGATCCGGCCGGCGCGGTCGATGACGGTGTACTCCTTGGCGATCTGCCGCACCGTGCCGTCGGCGTCGGTCACGACATACCTGAGCACCTCGGTGGAGGTGCGCCCGTCGCGGATCGCGACCGTGCGCCGCACGTGGTCGGACACGGTCGGGTCGTGGGTCACGACCAGGACGGTGGTGCCCAGCTCGCCGGCGGCCTGACGCATGGCGTCCAGCACCTGGGCGGAGGAGGCGTCGTCCAGCTCCCCGGTGGGCTCGTCGGCGAGCAGCACCGCGGGGGTGTTGGCCAGGGCCGTCGCGATCGCCACCCGCTGCTGCTGGCCGCCGGACAGCTCGGCCGGCCGCCGGGCGCCGAGGTCGCCGATGCCCAGCAGGTCCAGCAGCATCTGGACTCGCTCAGACCGTTGCCGACGGCCGCTGATGACCATCGGCAGGGCGACGTTCTCGGCGGCGGTGAGGAAGGGCAGCAGGTTGCGCGAGGTCTGCTGCCAGACGAAGCCCACGGTGTGCCGCTGGTAGTCCACCCGCTGCGCCCGGCTCATCGTCAGCAGGTCCACCCCCGCGACCCGGGCCCGACCGCCGGTCGGCCGGTCGAGGCCGGAGAGGATCCCCAGCAGGGTCGACTTGCCCGAGCCGGAGGCGCCGACGAGGGCGACGACGTCACCGGGGTCGACGACGAGGTTGAGCCCCTGCAGGGCCTGCACCTCGACACCCTCGGTGGAGTAGATCCGGACGAGGTCCTCGCACCAGATCACAGGTTGGTCGGTGGCCATGGTTACCTCTCTTCCCCGACGCGCAGGGCCTGCGCGAGGTTGGTGCGGCCGGCGAGCCAGGCGCTGACGGCGATGGCGATCAGGACGGTGAGGACGACGGCGCCGAGCACGAGCGCCAGCAGCAGCGGGTCCAGGACCAGCGGGGGCTGGGCGGCGCCCCCGGTGAGGCCGGTCAGGTCCAGCCCGCGCAGCAGCACCCAGGGGACGGCGATGCCGAGCAGCCCGCCGACCACGGCGGAGACCGTGAGCAGCGGCGCCAGCTCCCAGGCGGTGAGGGCGCGGGTCTGCGAGGGGGCCAGGCCGAGGGTGCGCAGCAGGGCGAGCAGGCGGGCCCGGGCGACGGAGCCCATCAGCTGCACGACCACGACCGCGAGCACGGTGAGCAGGCCGGAGACCACGGTGGCGCCGACGAAGAGCCGGGTCAGCCCCTCGGTCACCGGCGCCTGCGTGAACGACCGCAGCTGCTCGGCCACCG containing:
- a CDS encoding ABC transporter ATP-binding protein translates to MATDQPVIWCEDLVRIYSTEGVEVQALQGLNLVVDPGDVVALVGASGSGKSTLLGILSGLDRPTGGRARVAGVDLLTMSRAQRVDYQRHTVGFVWQQTSRNLLPFLTAAENVALPMVISGRRQRSERVQMLLDLLGIGDLGARRPAELSGGQQQRVAIATALANTPAVLLADEPTGELDDASSAQVLDAMRQAAGELGTTVLVVTHDPTVSDHVRRTVAIRDGRTSTEVLRYVVTDADGTVRQIAKEYTVIDRAGRIQLPKAHVEALGLRDRVRIEKESEHVQVWPDDEHERRGGDEPVTAEGRPAPAEGEER